From Thermoflavifilum aggregans, a single genomic window includes:
- a CDS encoding RagB/SusD family nutrient uptake outer membrane protein, translated as MRSYVYYLLILLLLYSCNSYLDRQPLDTPVTTNYYTTEDQISQGLTGVYNSTYWTVGLNIPIQVLYDLYTEIGVERQPGIASGSFDATNGTIASAWSYMYTTIARANSLLDGMKRGKANTPPDSYNRMEAEAKILRAWAYYNLIGLYGDVPFYTSPLLPSQFYTLSRTDKNIIADSIMKDLDDAASKLDWLSTERGRVNKGVALGLKAKIALLLGKYDIAAAAAYQVIQSGAYGLNPNYGSLFTRAGQDANVNNEIMFLLPLPDDQQYPVTYIGLGQASRNVGGQCGRFPTQALVDKFECIDGKRIDQSPLYDPSNPSKNRDPRLHWTVTMNGDTIAGLAGGAKKMCVYNIYDPTTSFYNYSNGTWQNLTNNDVSNPFGPVKNGVGYLWAKYSYDINQDFFNSKSGFIYMRYAEILLTYAEAKIELGQIDASVITAINQVRNRVGMPGVDPSIQGNQQKMRQLIRREKIVELANEGIHLFDMRRWKTANIVLNDYVWGASLSKINPAPIPSFGAPGSFNDLNDIADYSNGNGLRFKRELRNFTDPKNYLWPIPQRELDLDKNLTQNTGW; from the coding sequence ATGAGATCATACGTATATTATCTATTAATTTTACTGCTTCTATATAGCTGCAATAGTTACCTGGATAGACAGCCCCTGGATACACCAGTTACCACAAATTATTATACAACTGAAGACCAGATCAGCCAGGGGCTCACAGGTGTATATAATTCTACATACTGGACAGTAGGATTAAACATTCCAATTCAGGTATTGTATGATTTATACACTGAGATTGGTGTAGAAAGGCAACCTGGCATTGCAAGTGGTAGCTTTGATGCCACAAACGGAACTATTGCTTCAGCATGGAGCTATATGTATACCACTATTGCCCGGGCAAATAGCTTGCTAGATGGAATGAAGAGGGGAAAAGCTAATACACCGCCCGATAGTTATAATCGTATGGAGGCAGAAGCCAAAATCTTAAGAGCGTGGGCTTACTATAATCTGATCGGTTTATATGGAGATGTGCCTTTCTATACCTCACCACTTTTGCCTAGCCAGTTTTATACACTGAGTAGGACGGATAAAAATATTATTGCAGATTCTATTATGAAGGATCTGGATGATGCTGCTTCAAAATTAGATTGGCTTAGCACAGAACGAGGAAGAGTAAATAAGGGTGTCGCACTTGGTTTAAAGGCGAAAATTGCCTTATTGTTGGGGAAATACGATATTGCTGCTGCTGCGGCTTACCAGGTTATCCAAAGTGGCGCTTATGGACTCAATCCTAATTATGGTAGTTTATTTACCCGTGCAGGCCAGGATGCAAATGTGAACAATGAAATCATGTTTCTGCTTCCCCTACCTGACGATCAGCAATATCCTGTAACCTACATTGGGCTTGGACAAGCTTCAAGAAATGTAGGAGGACAATGTGGACGTTTCCCAACTCAAGCCTTGGTGGATAAGTTCGAGTGCATTGACGGGAAAAGAATTGACCAATCACCTCTTTATGATCCTTCCAATCCATCTAAAAATAGAGATCCAAGATTACATTGGACAGTTACAATGAATGGGGATACAATTGCAGGTCTTGCAGGAGGTGCTAAAAAAATGTGTGTTTATAATATCTATGATCCCACAACAAGTTTCTATAATTACTCAAATGGTACATGGCAAAACCTTACAAACAACGATGTATCGAATCCATTTGGGCCGGTAAAAAACGGAGTAGGCTATTTATGGGCAAAGTATAGCTATGATATAAACCAAGATTTTTTTAACTCGAAATCTGGATTCATTTACATGCGTTATGCAGAAATACTTCTTACCTACGCCGAGGCCAAAATTGAGTTAGGGCAGATAGATGCATCAGTAATAACTGCAATTAACCAGGTAAGAAATCGTGTGGGAATGCCGGGTGTTGATCCATCTATACAGGGAAATCAGCAAAAGATGAGGCAGTTAATAAGAAGAGAAAAAATTGTTGAACTTGCAAACGAAGGAATTCATCTGTTCGACATGCGAAGATGGAAAACTGCAAATATTGTATTAAATGATTATGTGTGGGGTGCATCCTTAAGTAAAATCAATCCGGCACCCATACCAAGCTTTGGTGCTCCGGGAAGCTTTAATGATTTAAATGACATAGCTGACTATTCTAATGGCAATGGCTTGCGTTTCAAGCGGGAATTACGGAATTTTACGGATCCAAAGAACTATTTATGGCCTATTCCCCAAAGAGAACTAGACCTTGATAAGAATCTTACACAAAATACAGGATGGTAA
- a CDS encoding FAD-dependent oxidoreductase: MYILGEEKKKRTFDVIIIGSGITGGWAAKEFCEHGFKTLLIERGRMVKHVIDYTTAMKAPWEFPHRNRLPEDFLKKNPIVSKCYALDESTEQFFVKDAEQPYIQEKPFDWIRGYQVGGKSLIWARQTQRWSDFEFEAPARDGFAVDWPIRYKDLAPWYSYVERFVGISGNRDHIINLPDSEVLPPFELNCVEKHIQEKIHTNYPDRHVIIGRCAHLTQPRKIHIEQGRNKCQARNLCYRGCPFGAYFSSDASTLPWAEKTGNLTLLTHQIVHSIIYDEQKGRATGVRTIHSETKQMEEYYANIIFVNASTLNTNLILLNSISRRFPNGLGNDNGLLGHYIAFHNYRGNITATFEGYTDKYYYGRRPTTAFMPSFRNVFRQQTDFLRGYMVAFSAYRQGWESASYQQGFGTSYKEDISKPGPWNVFMMMQGETIPKFENHVRLSVEKTDPWGIPQLIISVDYDDNDIKLMKDFLIQGAEMLEKSGCKNIRTYDTHQAPGLDIHEMGGVRMGNNPKTSLLNKWNQLHYCKNVFVTDGACMTSVGNQNPSLTFMALTARAANYAIRQLKKGYILISLLLLMLYPYYSSSQDILQDTVDVLVVGGGTGGVAAGIESARNGVHTLIVESTPWLGGMLTAAGVSATDGNDNLPSGIWEEFRQALYQHYGGRENLQTGWVSSTLFEPHVGDSIFKSMVKKEKMLKVIYGYEPISVEKSANRITSVLFKNKTNQKLRVYAKVTIDATELGDIFSMAGCKYSVGMDSKTDTGEPLALDTPNNIIQDLTYVAILKDYGKRKHKLIPQPPDYDPSIFYCSCKSENCLESKYSCDKMLSYGKLPNGKYMINWPLHGNDIYMNVVDSSPSVRNHYYQKAKNKTLSFIYYIQHDLGYSNLGLADDEFPTADQLPLIPYNREGRRVKGIVQMKQQDLEDRYRNHLYRTGVAVGDYPIDQHHSENPNSPSRDFPHIPSFSVPLGCLITQHIKGLLVAEKGISVTNIVNGATRLQPCVLLTGQAAGALAAISIKKHIDPDLVSVRLVQETLLKHHCYLMPICDVTPADSSFASIQRIAATGILKIFGVPYQWENQSWFYPNRPISEYELMQGLRDFYHRGEDYYGASGADVTISSFIRLAGIIGYHLDINNVKNFLKNLYPHIEISDSMPLNREMVARLIDVFLDPFHLPINMQGDLINP, encoded by the coding sequence ATGTATATCCTTGGAGAAGAGAAAAAAAAGAGAACTTTTGATGTTATCATAATTGGATCAGGCATAACAGGAGGATGGGCTGCAAAAGAATTTTGTGAACACGGTTTTAAAACTCTCCTAATAGAACGGGGACGTATGGTAAAGCATGTGATTGATTATACCACTGCCATGAAAGCCCCTTGGGAGTTTCCTCATAGAAACCGTTTACCCGAAGATTTCTTAAAAAAGAATCCTATTGTTAGCAAATGCTATGCATTGGATGAATCAACTGAACAATTTTTTGTAAAGGATGCGGAGCAACCATATATACAAGAAAAACCATTTGACTGGATTAGGGGCTATCAAGTGGGTGGAAAATCTCTAATCTGGGCAAGACAAACACAACGTTGGAGTGATTTTGAGTTTGAAGCTCCAGCAAGAGATGGATTTGCGGTTGACTGGCCCATACGATATAAAGATCTTGCACCATGGTATAGTTATGTTGAAAGATTTGTAGGTATTAGTGGCAATAGGGATCATATCATAAATTTACCTGATAGTGAGGTTTTACCTCCTTTTGAACTTAACTGCGTTGAGAAACATATTCAGGAAAAAATACATACTAATTATCCAGATAGGCATGTAATTATCGGCAGATGTGCCCATTTAACCCAACCTAGGAAAATACACATTGAACAGGGAAGAAACAAATGCCAAGCGAGAAACTTGTGCTACCGTGGATGTCCGTTTGGAGCATACTTTAGCTCTGACGCATCTACACTCCCATGGGCTGAAAAAACTGGTAATCTCACCCTCTTAACACATCAAATTGTTCACAGCATTATTTATGATGAACAAAAAGGTAGAGCCACAGGCGTGAGAACTATTCACTCAGAAACAAAACAAATGGAAGAATATTATGCAAACATAATATTTGTCAATGCATCCACATTAAATACGAATCTTATTCTTTTAAATTCTATTTCTCGTCGTTTCCCGAATGGTTTAGGTAATGATAATGGTTTATTGGGTCATTACATAGCATTTCACAATTATCGGGGTAATATTACTGCAACATTTGAAGGCTACACAGATAAATATTATTACGGAAGAAGACCCACTACTGCATTCATGCCGTCTTTTCGGAATGTATTTAGACAACAAACAGATTTTTTGCGTGGATACATGGTAGCTTTTAGTGCATACAGGCAAGGATGGGAAAGTGCGTCTTATCAACAAGGATTTGGTACTTCCTATAAAGAGGATATTTCCAAGCCTGGACCTTGGAATGTGTTTATGATGATGCAAGGAGAAACTATACCTAAATTTGAAAACCATGTTCGTCTATCCGTTGAAAAAACAGATCCATGGGGCATCCCGCAGTTAATTATATCCGTTGATTATGATGATAATGATATTAAATTAATGAAAGATTTTCTTATACAAGGTGCTGAGATGTTAGAAAAATCTGGTTGTAAAAATATTCGGACTTATGACACACATCAGGCTCCAGGCTTAGATATTCATGAAATGGGAGGAGTGCGGATGGGGAATAATCCTAAAACATCCTTATTAAATAAATGGAATCAACTACATTATTGCAAAAATGTATTTGTAACGGATGGAGCATGCATGACATCAGTTGGTAATCAAAATCCATCACTTACATTCATGGCACTAACAGCCCGTGCTGCAAACTATGCTATTCGCCAATTGAAAAAAGGTTATATATTGATAAGCTTGTTATTATTAATGCTCTATCCTTATTACTCTTCTTCTCAAGATATATTGCAGGATACCGTCGATGTGCTTGTCGTAGGAGGAGGTACAGGAGGAGTAGCTGCCGGAATTGAGTCTGCCCGAAATGGTGTACATACCCTGATTGTAGAATCTACCCCATGGCTAGGCGGTATGCTTACTGCTGCAGGGGTGAGTGCAACAGATGGAAATGATAATTTACCATCAGGTATATGGGAAGAATTTAGACAAGCACTTTATCAGCACTATGGTGGAAGGGAAAATCTACAAACAGGATGGGTGAGCAGTACCCTCTTTGAACCACATGTAGGAGATAGCATCTTTAAATCTATGGTTAAAAAAGAAAAAATGCTAAAGGTTATATATGGATATGAACCCATCTCAGTAGAAAAGTCAGCTAATCGAATAACAAGTGTATTATTCAAAAATAAAACCAATCAAAAATTACGCGTTTATGCCAAGGTAACCATCGATGCAACAGAGCTAGGTGATATATTCTCAATGGCTGGCTGTAAATACTCTGTTGGAATGGATAGTAAAACTGATACTGGAGAACCATTGGCTTTGGATACTCCTAACAATATCATTCAGGATCTTACATATGTTGCTATTCTAAAAGATTACGGGAAAAGAAAACATAAGCTTATACCCCAACCTCCAGACTATGATCCGTCTATCTTTTACTGTAGTTGCAAATCTGAAAATTGTTTGGAAAGTAAATATTCATGTGATAAGATGTTATCCTATGGTAAACTACCGAACGGGAAATATATGATTAATTGGCCTTTGCATGGTAATGACATCTATATGAATGTAGTTGACAGCAGCCCATCAGTGAGAAATCATTATTATCAAAAAGCAAAAAATAAGACATTATCATTTATTTATTACATTCAGCATGATCTTGGATATTCTAACTTAGGTCTTGCAGACGATGAATTCCCTACTGCCGATCAATTACCTTTAATTCCTTATAATAGAGAGGGACGACGCGTCAAGGGAATCGTACAAATGAAACAACAGGACCTGGAAGATCGTTATCGAAATCATCTATATAGAACAGGTGTTGCTGTAGGCGATTATCCTATCGATCAGCATCATAGTGAGAACCCAAATTCTCCTTCACGGGATTTCCCACATATTCCTTCCTTTAGTGTACCATTAGGATGCCTTATAACACAACATATAAAGGGGCTTTTGGTTGCAGAAAAAGGTATTTCTGTTACAAACATAGTAAATGGGGCCACACGGCTTCAGCCTTGCGTTCTACTAACAGGCCAGGCTGCAGGTGCACTTGCAGCTATTTCTATAAAAAAACATATAGATCCAGATCTAGTATCTGTAAGATTGGTTCAGGAAACATTACTTAAACACCATTGCTACCTGATGCCTATTTGTGATGTTACACCAGCAGATTCATCTTTTGCATCTATTCAGAGAATAGCAGCTACAGGCATCCTCAAGATATTTGGAGTTCCTTATCAATGGGAAAACCAATCTTGGTTTTATCCAAATAGGCCAATAAGCGAGTATGAACTTATGCAAGGATTGAGAGACTTTTATCATAGAGGGGAAGACTATTATGGTGCAAGTGGTGCTGACGTTACGATATCTTCTTTTATAAGATTAGCAGGGATTATCGGATATCATTTGGATATTAATAATGTAAAGAATTTTTTAAAAAATTTATACCCACATATTGAGATATCTGACAGTATGCCATTAAATAGGGAGATGGTAGCCAGATTAATTGATGTTTTCCTCGATCCTTTTCATTTACCTATTAATATGCAGGGAGATCTTATAAATCCATGA
- a CDS encoding glycoside hydrolase family 10 protein, translated as MKYTTFIFLTALWIEGYIGCKKYSYKSIQNKHLLVSATLPDIFQTAIIRNDSILFTAPYGTAVTNIKFHFNISENAQASITQDSYIDLSKPLDFIIQQGNYKEKYVILLSTPAHPDTAIRAVWVTNVGSPALSSTDNIQLMVDYISQLNFNTIYVDVWNKNQTLQPSAVLEKEVPPGTQTQMFGSGWDPLMFLLQAAHQKGIRVIAWFEYGFISHYSGYPHPILDQHPDWIGIDKNGMPTVRNNFTWLNGFKPEVQDFLLQLILEVVRKYPIDGIQCDDHLPSMPLNSGYDSLTLSRYETETGNNIPVSDTDPKWMNWRADQLTLFAKKIYDSVKFINPRCIVCFAPGPLDWSYENNLADWESWIKLGIVDLLSPLLYRSESAGLSAYTNLLDKDISRIIRQYSFPKQRYAPGIMVKNGNYAPSDSYLSRVFLYNFFNEIYSGSIWYYDGLPNNEKVYRAFYPAKAIFHVY; from the coding sequence ATGAAATATACAACATTTATATTTCTTACCGCTCTATGGATCGAAGGATATATAGGATGTAAAAAATATTCCTATAAATCAATACAAAATAAGCATTTACTAGTTAGTGCAACTCTACCTGACATATTTCAAACTGCTATTATACGAAATGATTCTATTCTGTTTACTGCACCTTATGGTACAGCTGTTACGAACATCAAATTTCACTTTAATATTTCTGAAAATGCTCAGGCTTCGATTACTCAGGACAGCTACATCGATTTATCAAAACCTTTAGATTTTATCATTCAGCAGGGAAATTACAAAGAAAAGTATGTTATTTTACTTTCTACTCCAGCTCATCCAGACACTGCAATCCGGGCTGTATGGGTTACAAATGTAGGTAGCCCGGCTTTATCATCAACAGACAACATACAATTAATGGTTGATTATATTAGCCAACTCAATTTCAATACCATTTATGTAGATGTATGGAATAAAAATCAAACCTTACAACCTAGTGCTGTACTCGAGAAGGAAGTTCCCCCTGGAACTCAAACTCAAATGTTTGGCTCCGGATGGGACCCTTTAATGTTTCTACTCCAGGCAGCACATCAAAAGGGAATTCGTGTTATAGCCTGGTTTGAATACGGCTTTATATCACATTATAGTGGTTATCCGCATCCTATTCTTGACCAACATCCTGATTGGATCGGAATTGATAAAAATGGTATGCCTACCGTTCGAAACAATTTTACATGGCTAAATGGTTTTAAACCCGAAGTGCAAGATTTTTTGCTTCAGCTAATTCTTGAGGTTGTTAGAAAATATCCAATTGATGGTATTCAGTGTGATGATCATCTGCCATCTATGCCTTTAAACAGTGGGTATGATTCTCTAACTCTTTCCCGTTATGAAACAGAGACCGGGAATAACATACCCGTTTCAGATACAGACCCTAAATGGATGAATTGGCGTGCAGATCAGCTAACCCTTTTTGCAAAAAAAATTTATGATTCCGTTAAATTTATTAACCCCAGATGTATTGTTTGTTTTGCTCCTGGACCTCTCGATTGGTCTTATGAGAATAATTTAGCTGATTGGGAAAGCTGGATAAAATTGGGTATAGTAGACCTACTATCTCCACTATTATACAGAAGCGAATCAGCAGGTCTTTCTGCATATACTAATCTTTTAGATAAAGATATATCGAGAATCATTCGACAATATTCATTCCCTAAACAAAGATATGCTCCGGGTATCATGGTAAAGAATGGAAACTACGCACCTTCTGACAGTTATCTTTCACGTGTATTTTTATACAACTTTTTCAATGAAATTTATAGTGGATCTATATGGTATTATGATGGTTTACCAAATAATGAAAAAGTATATCGGGCATTCTATCCTGCAAAAGCGATATTCCATGTATATTAA
- a CDS encoding D-glycero-alpha-D-manno-heptose-1,7-bisphosphate 7-phosphatase — MHGFDKRWTLFLDRDGVINVEKKDGYVLSREEFYFEPGALDALRLLQSIFGHILVVTNQRCVGKGLISAQQLEQLHRWMCEEIRNHGGRIDRIYYCPDLEDESPCRKPNIGMALQASRDFPDIDFQRSVMVGNHFSDMQFGKSLGMYTVLIASDDELLTLPHPLVDACFPGLWAWTQRLKSGA; from the coding sequence ATGCACGGATTTGATAAACGCTGGACTTTGTTTCTGGATCGGGATGGGGTGATCAATGTAGAGAAAAAAGATGGATATGTATTAAGCCGGGAAGAATTTTATTTTGAACCTGGTGCGCTGGATGCTCTTCGGCTGCTGCAAAGCATTTTCGGACATATCCTTGTGGTTACCAATCAACGTTGTGTGGGAAAAGGGCTCATAAGTGCACAACAACTGGAGCAGTTGCATCGTTGGATGTGTGAGGAAATCAGAAACCATGGCGGACGCATTGACCGGATTTATTACTGTCCTGACCTGGAAGATGAAAGCCCCTGCCGGAAACCTAATATAGGTATGGCTTTGCAGGCCAGCCGTGATTTTCCGGATATTGATTTTCAACGCTCTGTAATGGTGGGCAATCATTTTTCCGATATGCAGTTTGGGAAATCATTGGGGATGTACACGGTATTGATTGCTTCTGATGATGAATTATTAACCTTGCCGCATCCGCTTGTGGATGCCTGTTTTCCAGGTTTATGGGCATGGACTCAGCGTTTAAAATCAGGAGCGTAA
- a CDS encoding sugar phosphate nucleotidyltransferase: MMREAMILAGGLGTRLRSLLPDKPKVLAPIGRHPFLYYLLHYLAGQQVSRVILSLGYQHQLVQQWLAETDKGQFPFEIQIVTEPQPLGTGGAISFSMSYALAARVFVLNGDTYFPISLSDMEQLHQSMKKPITLAACYLQDTGRYGSLEIDEANHTVKSFQEKRDRKPGWINAGIYCIDRTWWTSQPFPEIFSFEKDVLETLVNHTQLSPVAVFQAHQFFIDMGIPEDYIRAQQMIPAYARI; this comes from the coding sequence ATGATGCGTGAAGCCATGATTCTTGCGGGCGGGCTGGGTACACGCCTTCGATCCCTGTTACCGGATAAACCCAAAGTGCTTGCACCTATTGGCAGGCATCCGTTTCTGTATTATCTGCTGCATTATCTTGCAGGCCAGCAGGTAAGCCGGGTGATACTTTCTTTGGGTTATCAGCATCAGCTTGTGCAGCAATGGCTGGCAGAAACAGATAAAGGACAATTTCCATTTGAAATACAAATCGTGACAGAACCTCAACCACTGGGAACCGGCGGTGCCATCAGTTTTTCCATGAGCTATGCGCTCGCTGCACGGGTATTTGTGTTAAACGGAGATACGTATTTTCCGATATCCTTGTCGGACATGGAACAACTGCATCAATCCATGAAAAAACCTATTACCCTTGCTGCCTGCTATCTGCAGGATACAGGTCGTTACGGAAGCCTGGAAATCGATGAAGCAAACCATACGGTTAAATCTTTTCAGGAGAAGCGCGACAGAAAACCCGGATGGATCAATGCCGGAATCTATTGCATAGATCGCACGTGGTGGACATCACAACCCTTTCCGGAAATATTTTCTTTTGAAAAAGATGTGCTGGAAACCCTGGTGAACCACACGCAACTTTCTCCGGTAGCGGTTTTTCAGGCTCATCAGTTTTTTATTGACATGGGTATTCCGGAAGATTATATCCGGGCGCAGCAAATGATTCCTGCCTATGCACGGATTTGA
- a CDS encoding D-sedoheptulose-7-phosphate isomerase — MRPFTEAIHKAFQESIRVKTEILHHPELMATIEEVVDLMVNTFQEGHRVYFCGNGGSAADAQHLAAELSGRFYIDRRPLPAEALHCNTSYLTAVANDYSYEEVYARLLRAMAQPGDVLWALSTSGNSRNVIRAIEVAQQIPVRVIGFTGRSGGAMKHMCDYLINVPSDDTPRIQEAHMLIGHTICQLTEQVLFGYDA, encoded by the coding sequence ATGCGCCCATTTACAGAAGCCATTCACAAAGCCTTTCAGGAATCTATCCGGGTGAAAACAGAAATCCTGCATCATCCGGAATTGATGGCAACGATCGAAGAAGTAGTAGATCTTATGGTAAACACATTTCAGGAAGGCCATCGGGTTTATTTTTGCGGCAATGGTGGAAGCGCTGCTGACGCCCAACATCTGGCCGCAGAATTATCGGGCCGGTTTTATATTGATCGCAGGCCATTGCCGGCAGAGGCTTTGCATTGCAACACATCTTATCTGACTGCCGTAGCAAATGATTACAGTTATGAAGAAGTATATGCCCGTTTGTTGCGGGCTATGGCGCAGCCTGGTGATGTGTTGTGGGCACTTTCCACTTCTGGTAATTCGCGGAATGTGATCCGAGCTATTGAAGTAGCCCAGCAGATACCTGTTCGTGTGATCGGATTTACAGGCCGAAGCGGAGGAGCCATGAAACACATGTGTGATTACCTGATCAATGTACCATCGGATGATACACCACGCATCCAGGAAGCACACATGCTGATTGGCCACACCATTTGTCAGCTTACTGAACAAGTTCTTTTCGGATATGATGCGTGA
- a CDS encoding GHMP family kinase ATP-binding protein has product MIYRSKAPLRIGLAGGGTDVSPYADLYHGAVLNATLSLFAYASIEPLHESHIELYAADRGQHISLSCVAEHPADGELQLLKGVYNRIVKDFTRQPLSFRLTTYVDAPPGSGLGTSSTLVVAIVGAFAEWLKLPLGEYDIARLAYEIERHDLGMAGGRQDQYAATFGGVNFMEFYADEKVIVNPLRIRQHYLDELENNLLLYHTATSRLSSIIIEEQKRNVMQKNTASIEAMHQLKEQAILMKEALLKGRIDEIGEILDFGFQHKRRMASGISNPQLDEIYETAKKAGATGGKISGAGGGGFMILYCPGNTRYRVMEALKPFGGSFHKYQFVQQGLTTWSI; this is encoded by the coding sequence ATGATATACAGAAGCAAAGCACCGTTGCGGATTGGTTTGGCAGGTGGTGGTACCGATGTAAGTCCTTATGCGGATTTGTATCATGGTGCTGTGTTGAATGCTACGCTTTCGCTTTTTGCTTATGCTTCCATTGAGCCATTGCACGAATCACATATTGAATTGTATGCAGCAGATCGTGGGCAGCATATATCTTTATCTTGCGTAGCTGAACATCCCGCAGATGGTGAACTGCAGCTGTTGAAAGGCGTGTACAACCGCATTGTAAAAGATTTTACCCGTCAGCCTTTATCATTCAGGCTTACCACCTATGTGGATGCACCTCCGGGTTCTGGACTGGGCACGTCTTCCACGCTGGTAGTGGCCATTGTAGGCGCTTTTGCAGAGTGGCTGAAATTGCCTCTTGGTGAATACGATATTGCCCGTCTTGCCTATGAGATTGAAAGGCATGATCTGGGTATGGCCGGCGGCCGGCAAGACCAGTATGCTGCTACTTTTGGCGGTGTCAACTTTATGGAATTTTATGCAGATGAAAAAGTAATTGTCAATCCTCTTCGGATCCGCCAGCATTATCTGGATGAACTGGAAAACAATCTTTTGCTTTATCACACAGCCACCAGCAGGCTTTCTTCCATCATCATCGAAGAACAAAAAAGAAATGTAATGCAGAAAAATACAGCCTCCATTGAGGCCATGCATCAGTTGAAGGAACAAGCCATTCTGATGAAAGAAGCCCTGCTTAAGGGACGTATTGATGAGATTGGTGAAATCCTGGATTTTGGTTTTCAGCACAAGCGTCGGATGGCAAGTGGTATATCCAATCCGCAACTGGATGAGATTTATGAAACCGCCAAAAAAGCGGGTGCTACCGGAGGTAAAATATCCGGTGCGGGTGGAGGTGGTTTTATGATTCTGTATTGTCCGGGTAATACACGTTATCGTGTGATGGAAGCGTTAAAGCCCTTTGGTGGCAGTTTTCATAAATATCAGTTTGTACAGCAGGGATTAACCACATGGAGTATATAG
- a CDS encoding glycosyltransferase, with translation MANISIIGTAYPFRGGLAAYNERLARAFQQLGHEVVIYTFTVQYPSFLFPGKTQYAEGSAPADLKIVRCIHSMNPFNWIRAGLMLSRVQPDVVVVKYWIPFMSPCFGTILRLIRRNQHTRIICILDNVIPHEHHVLGGMLTRYFLKPVDAFVAMSQQVLDDLRRFTDKPATLVPHPVYDVYGQAVDKHTACARLGLDPKKRYALFFGLIRAYKGLDLLLHAFAAPSVRELQDVYLIVAGEFYESPEPYLQLMEQLHLQDRVILHDHFIPDEEVKYYFSAADVIVQPYKSATQSGITQIAYHFEKPMIVTRVGGLPEMVMHQRTGLICEPEPEDIARAIVEFFHTNTTTFIHFIQEEKKCFSWEYLCEQILRLAHQTSFATRTQ, from the coding sequence ATGGCAAACATCAGTATTATTGGCACGGCATATCCGTTCAGAGGTGGACTGGCCGCATACAATGAGCGGCTGGCAAGGGCTTTTCAGCAATTGGGACATGAAGTGGTGATTTATACCTTCACGGTGCAATACCCTTCTTTCCTGTTTCCCGGCAAAACGCAATACGCAGAAGGATCTGCGCCGGCTGATCTGAAAATTGTGCGTTGCATTCATTCAATGAATCCTTTTAATTGGATACGTGCAGGCCTGATGCTTTCGCGGGTGCAGCCCGATGTGGTTGTGGTAAAATACTGGATTCCCTTTATGTCTCCCTGCTTTGGCACCATCCTGCGGCTGATCCGGCGCAATCAGCATACCCGAATCATCTGTATCCTGGATAATGTGATACCGCATGAACATCATGTGCTGGGTGGCATGCTCACCCGTTATTTTTTAAAACCTGTGGATGCCTTTGTTGCGATGAGCCAGCAGGTGCTTGATGATTTGCGGCGTTTTACGGATAAACCGGCCACGCTTGTGCCGCATCCGGTTTATGACGTATATGGTCAGGCAGTGGATAAACACACGGCCTGTGCCCGCCTGGGGCTTGATCCGAAGAAACGATATGCATTGTTTTTTGGGTTGATTCGCGCCTATAAGGGACTGGATTTGTTGCTGCATGCATTCGCAGCGCCGTCCGTTCGTGAACTGCAGGATGTGTATCTGATTGTGGCAGGTGAATTTTACGAATCACCCGAACCTTATCTGCAACTGATGGAACAATTGCATCTGCAGGATCGTGTCATTTTGCATGATCATTTTATCCCGGATGAAGAAGTAAAATATTATTTTAGTGCAGCTGATGTGATTGTTCAACCTTACAAAAGCGCCACCCAAAGCGGTATTACACAAATTGCCTATCATTTTGAAAAACCCATGATCGTGACCCGTGTGGGCGGATTACCCGAAATGGTAATGCATCAGCGTACCGGATTGATTTGTGAACCTGAACCTGAAGATATTGCCCGGGCGATTGTGGAGTTTTTTCATACAAATACAACTACTTTCATACATTTTATTCAGGAAGAAAAAAAATGTTTCAGCTGGGAATACCTTTGTGAACAAATTCTGAGACTTGCACATCAAACATCATTTGCAACACGGACACAATAA